A single Capra hircus breed San Clemente chromosome 13, ASM170441v1, whole genome shotgun sequence DNA region contains:
- the CD93 gene encoding complement component C1q receptor has product MASSAGLLLLLLLLSIQSQAENTIDPEAVVCAGAACYTAHRRKLNAEDAQLHCSKKGGNLATVKSEEEARHIQGALTQLLLLGAPLPERQNKFWIGLQREKGTCPDSSLPLKGFSWLGDGEASQYNNWYKEVKNTCIQRRCVSLILDLSVPGLASSLSKWVDGPCGQSGFPGSNIEGFVCKFSFKGMCRPLTLGGPGQVNYTTPFQATSSSLQAVPFASMASVACEDRDEGRPHYFLCKEKAPSVFDWDSSGPLCVSPKFSCDFNNGGCQQDCFEGGDGSFRCGCRPGFRLLDDLVSCTSRNPCSSSPCGGEATCFPGSLGTDFTCHCPPGYQLDSTQRDCVDVDECQDNPCAQDCVNTPGSFRCECWVGFEPGGPEEGACVDVDECAPGHSPCAQSCTNTEGSFYCSCEEGYELAGEDGTQCLDVDECEVQQGGLCDSLCFNTEGSFRCGCLPGWELDTNGVSCTGGPTSLGPPSRSPLGEDTGNGEEGLQSSATVPSPSGDNPEATSMVAPSNRRPSLPARVPISLPPPEMLAPSETPGVWMEPSTHHPTATTGHRESAGEDFTAKQSDQGTDGQQLLLFYILGTVVAILLLLALALGLLVCRKRRAKREEKKQQPQSAADSYAWVPERAESRATENPYSPTPGTDC; this is encoded by the exons ATGGCCAGTTCcgctggcctgctgctgctgctgctgctgctgtcgatCCAGTCCCAGGCGGAGAACACCATTGACCCGGAGGCTGTGGTCTGTGCGGGGGCTGCCTGCTACACTGCCCACAGGCGCAAGCTGAATGCGGAGGATGCCCAGCTCCATTGCAGCAAGAAAGGGGGCAATCTGGCCACGGTGAAGAGTGAGGAGGAGGCCCGGCACATCCAGGGCGCCCTGACCCAGCTCCTGCTGCTGGGGGCGCCCCTGCCAGAACGCCAGAACAAATTCTGGATTGGGCTCCAGCGAGAGAAGGGCACTTGCCCGGACAGCAGCCTGCCCCTGAAAGGCTTCAGCTGGCTTGGCGATGGGGAGGCCTCGCAGTACAACAACTGGTACAAAGAGGTTAAGAACACCTGCATTCAGAGGCGCTGCGTGTCCCTGATTCTGGACCTGTCTGTGCCGGGCCTGGCCAGCAGCCTCTCCAAGTGGGTCGATGGTCCTTGTGGGCAATCCGGGTTTCCTGGGAGCAACATCGAGGGCTTTGTGTGCAAGTTCAGCTTCAAAGGCATGTGCCGGCCGCTAACCCTGGGGGGCCCAGGTCAGGTGAATTACACGACCCCTTTCCAGGCCACCAGCTCCTCCCTGCAGGCCGTGCCCTTTGCCTCGATGGCCAGTGTGGCCTGTGAGGACAGGGACGAGGGCAGGCCGCACTACTTCCTGTGCAAGGAGAAGGCCCCCAGTGTGTTTGACTGGGACAGCTCAGGGCCCCTCTGTGTGAGCCCCAAGTTCAGCTGTGACTTCAACAATGGAGGCTGCCAGCAGGACTGCTTCGAGGGCGGGGATGGCTCCTTCCGATGCGGCTGCCGGCCAGGGTTCCGGCTGCTGGACGACCTGGTCAGTTGCACCTCTCGGAACCCTTGCAGCTCCAGCCCGTGCGGAGGGGAGGCCACGTGCTTCCCCGGGTCCCTCGGAACAGACTTCACATGCCACTGTCCCCCAGGCTACCAGCTGGACTCGACTCAGCGAGACTGCGTGGATGTGGACGAGTGCCAGGACAACCCCTGTGCCCAGGACTGTGTCAACACCCCTGGGAGCTTCCGCTGTGAGTGCTGGGTGGGCTTTGAGCCTGGTGGCCCCGAAGAGGGGGCCTGCGTGGATGTGGATGAGTGTGCCCCTGGCCACTCACCCTGCGCCCAGAGCTGCACCAACACCGAGGGCTCCTTCTATTGCTCCTGCGAGGAGGGCTACGAGCTGGCTGGGGAGGATGGCACCCAGTGCCTGGACGTGGACGAGTGTGAGGTCCAGCAGGGTGGCCTCTGTGACAGCCTGTGCTTCAACACAGAGGGGTCCTTCCGCTGTGGCTGCCTGCCGGGCTGGGAGCTGGACACCAAcggcgtctcctgcactggggggCCTACATCGTTGGGGCCACCGAGCAGGTCTCCCCTTGGGGAAGACACGGGAAATGGAGAAGAGGGGCTCCAGTCTTCTGCCACCGTGCCCAGTCCCAGCGGGGACAACCCTGAGGCTACCTCCATGGTGGCGCCCTCCAACAGGAGACCCTCCCTCCCAGCTAGGGTCCCCATCTCCCTGCCTCCACCGGAGATGCTGGCCCCCAGTGAGACGCCTGGGGTCTGGATGGAGCCCAGCACCCATCACCCCACAGCCACCACTGGCCACAGGGAGTCTGCAGGCGAGGATTTCACAGCCAAGCAGAGCGACCAGGGCACGGACGGACAGCAGCTGCTCTTATTCTACATTCTTGGCACCGTCGTGGCCATCCTGCTCCTGCTAGCTCTGGCCCTAGGGCTGCTGGTCTGTCGCAAGCGCAGGGccaagagggaggagaagaaGCAGCAGCCGCAGAGTGCCGCGGACAGCTACGCCTGGGTCCCCGAGAGGGCTGAGAGCAGAGCCACGGAGAACCCCTACAG TCCGACGCCAGGGACAGACTGCTGA